In Cololabis saira isolate AMF1-May2022 chromosome 10, fColSai1.1, whole genome shotgun sequence, a single window of DNA contains:
- the LOC133452756 gene encoding desmoplakin-A-like isoform X2: MSHYGSSSRLASMGQRSNSRPDLSGFRQDGYAGGNGFMGELQAGDGAGYNYHTSTFSRHTIHGGGGGVKVSGGGGMGAGDGGGMNIQNIRQKILYLMNQCPEFLERANMIVHSGGPAIEAEKCLSLAAEHIEQLKNCSRTLNQMRVQNDVFKSVEQFQQFHAAVQQKLASGTIRRSNDEERSFTDAIAWINQQKRLIETASWGDDASSIEKQIMSHNKFHSSIQRSMEVDRAREELLRGDDRYHYSRMESEWDVLQKMSHNRMSQLRDLQNIIEEVSQAIMWVNEREEEELVFDWGDKNIDQYIPKKQESYSRLMRDLEEKEKDLNKLKVKADGLVNNNHPASDKIDAYMDTLQTQWSWLLQITKCIHVHLKENAAYSQFFKEANETYAKLQKQHETIRTKFTCNKSTPLDNLSELLKTLENERERILENKRQVQSLVNKSKSIVRLKPRNPEEKSSSPVMVRALCDFKQDQKGILKDDEGILKDNSHRSKWQVTGPGGLDMLIPSVCLLIPPPNPLSIGLANKNEQYYEAIMGIWNQLYINIKSLISWQYCLRDMNYINSLTTTMLSKMRPDQYRSIIKSLETHFQEFMRNSQGSEMFGEDDKKTMKGNFDKAQNHYDTLIIQLPTLNGQEVKPEPQKPEVAVKVPATKVPKPQPPAASSTISITLLNSLQALRHKLEVAESDLTSHLHVPLGENSVHECSVHIQRLQGVHQDIESIHDEYLHLREKITKQLKGIPADSEHAKFLRSELEIINQKLAGLQGLYAAYSQRLSALRALLQNLLQAEDIIKVHEARLTEKETSSLDVRELQNHRSVLKQMKNELEQKQDLLTSMESDLAKAVHWNGQISAPFHKCDVDLAKYSEVLNQMFERWHRIQTQIKNRVWDLDKQEQQLTQYQQSSSSLEQWLDNARKRQDTLQTVKLTDIQTLMDHLNQQKALHNEIKGKKDKVEDVQKGSDTCASSIKDFELQLASYSSGLETLLNVPIKRTMLQSPASVIRQEAFDLQTRYIELLTRSSDYYKYLEELLKKMEELKLRNTRIELLEDELRRLKDDLQDRNQTKKSLEDELARYKLELSQTKDQLITTEEVKRTSAMQVNAAKESLDSTHSQIQDLDDQLTRIKYQLDEEKRKRRLAEERYGSQQEEYEAAVRRRQKELEELNWIKIDLEKSVKDRERELERLKIQLEEETARRRNAESDISKTSIVAQESQSQYSELMLQRDSLQSRLKLLEQDKNRQQRLEEELSRIKVTLDTEIRNKQRLQDEKNSILNDFNSMKSQYDLKDSQIRRYESDVEKADRERMSLKSEIEKLMKELKVVEERYKSRLFSSEQEALDLAAKKDLLEKEIQRLKQKPYALNRQTQTDEKVVTIDPSKLVFDGVRRKVTAHQLCDCGIISKTTLEELLKGKKTVDEVAADIQLSLKGAGIIAGMTTGFQGRMSFTEAKQKSLISPESALMLLQAQAATGYIVDPAYNKAMPVDTACSRGVVETEDRDILVTAEAASTGFKDPLTGKMLSVGQACKRGRIDRETAIRLLQAQESAGGILDPVLSVFLPKDLALDRNLIDEDLYTALNKKPTCYLDPATKEKISYNDLRKKCTVEPVSGLLLLQAPEKCMTVKGIRGEVSVTDLVKSELLDETDLQKLNQGKLTKKDIEDKLKSYLHGSTCIAGIYDEANNRIMPFYQAMKDGLLMRGTTLELLEAQAASGFIVDPVNNVFLPVEEATKRGVIGKEFKNKLLSAERAVIGYRDPATGKTISLFQAIAKDLIEKGHGIRLLEAQIASGGIIDPVESHRIDVSVAYKKGYFDQEMNEILTYEGDDTKGFFDPNTKENLTYLQLKERCITDPKTGLILLPLRDKRKAQTTQESRSNVTRKRRVVIVDPDTGHEMSVREAYHKELIDYETFLDLSEQECEWEEITIKASDGSARLVIVDRKTGTQYDIQDCVDRGVVDQKTLDQYRAGTLTLTQFADKITSKTSSTEMNIAATSVDDMVACSSPTLAAPTSPTVRKRFDSISITVSPPEMFDDHSPVAAIFDTETLEKITIVEGLKRGIVDTLTAQRLLEAQTCTGGIINPATAERLSLEDAVHQGVIDESMATKLKPAQKAYLGYEDVKIKRKMSAAEAVKEKWLPYEAGQRFLEYQYLTGGLIEPGSSSRVTIEEAIRRGWLDGLWAQKLQDCQNHQKNLTCPKTKLKISYKQAMDSCMVEESNGMKLLQASSISSKGISSPYNVSNPGSRSGSRAGSRTGSRSGSRRGSVDYSSSYSYSFSSSSASYRSNLQS; encoded by the exons ATGAGTCACTACGGCTCTAGTTCGAGACTGGCCAGCATGGGCCAGAGGAGTAATTCCCGGCCGGATTTGTCGGGTTTCCGCCAGGACGGCTACGCCGGGGGGAACGGCTTCATGGGGGAGCTGCAGGCTGGAGACGGAGCTGGATACAACTATCACACCTCCACCTTCTCCAGGCACACCATCCACGGAGGAGGCGGGGGGGTCAAGGTGTCCGGCGGTGGGGGCATGGGAGCCGGCGACGGGGGAGGAATGAA CATACAAAATATTAGACAGAAAATTCTTTACCTGATGAACCAATGTCCGGAATTCCTGGAAAGAGCCAACATGATTGTCCACAGC GGGGGTCCGGCCATAGAAGCTGAGAAGTGTTTGAGCCTGGCTGCAGAACACATTGAGCAGCTCAAGAATTGCAGCAGAACTCTCAACCAAATGCGTGTACAAAATGATGTTTTCAAAAG TGTTGAACAGTTCCAGCAGTTCCACGCTGCCGTCCAGCAGAAGCTTGCCAGTGGAACTATAAGAAGGAGCAATGATGAAGAACGGTCCTTTACCGACGCCATTGCCTGGATTAACCAACAGAAG CGGCTGATTGAGACAGCTTCATGGGGAGATGACGCCAGTTCCATAGAAAAGCAAATCATGTCCCACAACAAGTTCCACAGCTCGATCCAAAGAAGCATGGAAGTAGATCGTGCCAGAGAGGAGCTG cTCAGAGGGGACGACAGGTATCATTATTCCAGGATGGAGAGTGAATGGGACGTCCTCCAG AAAATGTCTCACAATCGCATGAGTCAGCTGCGAGACCTTCAGAACATCATCGAAGAGGTCTCTCAAGCCATCATGTGGGTGAatgagagagaggaggaggagctggtgTTCGACTGGGGAGATAAGAACATCGATCAGTACATCCCCAAGAAGCAGGAGAGCTACTCT AGGCTGATGAGGGACctggaggagaaggagaaggaccTGAACAAGCTGAAAGTGAAAGCTGATGGCCTTGTGAACAACAACCATCCCGCCTCAGACAAGATTGAT GCCTACATGGACACCCTGCAGACCCAGTGGAGCTGGCTCCTGCAGATCACTAAATGCATCCACGTTCATTTGAAGGAGAATGCTGCCTACAGCCAA TTTTTCAAGGAAGCCAATGAGACGTAtgcaaagctgcagaaacagCATGAGACGATCCGAACCAAGTTCACCTGCAACAAGAGCACCCCGCTGGATAACCTCTCAGAACTCCTGAAAACCCTGGAG AATGAGAGAGAACGGATCTTGGAGAATAAGAGACAGGTCCAAAGTCTGGTCAACAAATCCAAGTCCATCGTCAGACTGAAACCTCGCAACCCTGAGGAGAAAAGCAGCAGCCCTGTCATGGTGCGGGCCTTATGTGACTTTAAACAGGACCAG AAAGGCATATTAAAAGACGATGAAGGTATCCTGAAAGACAACTCTCATCGCAGCAAGTGGCAGGTGACGGGACCCGGCGGTCTGGACATGCTGATCCCGTCCGTGTGCCTGCTCATCCCCCCGCCAAACCCGCTCAGCATTGGCCTCGCCAACAA AAATGAGCAGTATTACGAAGCCATCATGGGTATTTGGAATCAGCTCTACATTAACATCAAGAGCCTCATCTCCTGGCAGTATTGCCTCAGAGATATGAACTACATCAATTCCCTCACCACTACAATG CTGTCAAAGATGCGTCCTGACCAGTATCGGAGCATCATCAAAAGTCTGGAGACTCACTTCCAGGAGTTCATGCGTAACAGCCAAGGTTCTGAAATGTTCGGGGAGGATGACAAGAAAACCATGAAGGGGAACTTCGATAAAGCTCAGAACCACTACGATACACTGATCATCCAGCTGCCGACTCTCA ATGGACAGGAGGTGAAGCCTGAACCTCAAAAACCAGAAGTTGCAGTTAAGGTGCCTGCGACCAAAGTCCCAAAGCCGCAGCCTCCTGCAGCGAGCTCTACCATCAGCATCACGCTGCTCAACAGTCTGCAAGCGCTTCGACACAAGCTGGAGGTGGCAGAATCTGATCTCACCAGTCATCTCCACGTCCCGCTGGGGGAGAACAGCGTGCACGAGTGCTCCGTGCACATTCAGAGGCTGCAG GGAGTTCACCAAGATATAGAATCTATTCATGATGAGTACCTCCACCTGAGAGAGAAGATAACAAAGCAGCTCAAGGGGATACCTGCAGACTCGGAGCACGCCAAGTTCCTCCGCTCTGAACTGGAAATCATCAATCAAAAACTGGCCGGCCTGCAGGGCCTCTATGCTGCCTATTCACAGAG ACTGTCTGCCCTCAGGGCCTTGCTTCAAAACCTTCTCCAGGCCGAGGACATCATTAAAGTCCACGAGGCCCGGCTGACCGAGAAGGAGACCAGCTCCCTGGATGTCCGGGAGCTGCAAAACCATCGGAGCGTGCTCAAG CAAATGAAGAACGAACTGGAGCAAAAACAAGACCTGCTGACATCTATGGAGTCGGACCTGGCCAAAGCCGTGCACTGGAACGGTCAGATTTCTGCCCCCTTCCACAAGTGTGACGTCGATTTGGCCAAATACTCAGAGGTTCTGAACCAGATGTTCGAACGCTGGCACCGCATCCAGACTCAGATCAAGAACAG AGTGTGGGACCTGGACAAACAGGAGCAACAGCTGACACAATATCAGCAGAGCAGCTCCTCCCTGGAGCAGTGGCTGGACAATGCCAGGAAACGCCAGGACACCCTTCAGACGGTCAAGCTCACTGACATCCAGACTCTAATGGACCACCTCAACCAACAAAAG GCACTTCACAATGAAATTAAAGGGAAGAAAGACAAAGTAGAGGATGTGCAGAAAGGTTCAGATACTTGTGCTTCCTCAATAAAG GACTTTGAGCTGCAGCTCGCTTCCTACAGTTCCGGCCTGGAAACTCTGCTTAATGTTCCTATCAAGAGAACGATGCTGCAGTCTCCTGCTTCTGTGATCCGGCAAGAG GCTTTTGACCTCCAGACTCGTTACATAGAGCTACTGACCCGCTCTAGTGACTACTACAAATACCTTGAGGAGTTGCTCAAGAAAATGGAAGAGCTGAAG TTAAGGAACACCAGGATTGAGTTGCTGGAGGATGAGCTGAGGCGTTTGAAAGATGACCTCCAGGATCGCAATCAGACAAAGAAGTCTCTCGAGGATGAACTGGCTCGCTACAAGCTGGAGCTCAGTCAAACAAAAGATCAACTAATCACGACTGAGGAAGTGAAGAGAACCTCTGCAATGCAAGTCAATGCTGCCAAAGAGAGCCTGGATAGCACACACAGCCAGATTCAAGACCTGGATGACCAACTGACTCGCATTAAATACCAGCTGgatgaggaaaagaggaaaaggagGTTGGCTGAAGAGCGTTACGGAAGTCAGCAAGAGGAGTATGAGGCGGCTGTTCGCCGCAGGCAGAAAGAACTGGAAGAACTCAATTGGATCAAGATTGACTTGGAAAAGTCTGTGAAGGACAGGGAACGTGAATTGGAGAGGCTGAAGATACAGCTAGAAGAGGAGACGGCACGTCGACGAAACGCTGAATCAGATATCTCAAAG ACTTCAATAGTTGCCCAAGAGAGTCAAAGCCAATACAGTGAGCTGATGCTGCAAAGGGATAGTCTGCAGTCCAGGCTGAAACTTTTGGAGCAGGACAAGAACCGCCAGCAGCGACTAGAAGAGGAGCTCTCTCGCATCAAAGTCACACTAGACACTGAGATTCGCAACAAACAGCGTCTGCAGGATGAGAAAAACTCCATCCTTAACGACTTCAATTCAATGAAGAGCCAGTACGATTTGAAAGACAGCCAGATTAGGCGTTATGAGTCAGACGTGGAAAAGGCCGACCGGGAGAGGATGTCCCTGAAGAGTGAGATTGAGAAGCTCATGAAGGAGCTGAAGGTTGTTGAGGAGAGGTACAAGAGCCGACTGTTTAGCTCAGAACAGGAGGCGCTGGACCTGGCCGCAAAGAAAGACCTCCTGGAAAAAGAGATCCAGAGATTGAAGCAGAAGCCTTACGCTCTGAATAGGCAGACCCAGACGGATGAGAAAGTCGTAACAATTGATCCCTCAAAGCTCGTATTTGATGGCGTGCGACGCAAAGTCACCGCTCACCAGCTTTGTGACTGCGGCATAATCAGCAAAACTACCTTAGAGGAGCTGCTCAAGGGGAAAAAGACGGTGGATGAAGTGGCTGCAGACATCCAGCTTAGTTTAAAGGGTGCTGGCATTATTGCTGGGATGACAACAGGTTTTCAAGGGAGAATGTCTTTTACCGAAGCCAAACAGAAGTCTCTCATCAGCCCAGAGAGCGCTCTCATGCTCCTACAAGCTCAAGCAGCAACAGGCTACATAGTGGACCCTGCATATAATAAAGCGATGCCTGTGGATACTGCCTGTTCCAGAGGGGTTGTAGAGACGGAGGACAGGGACATCCTAGTGACAGCCGAAGCAGCTAGCACCGGCTTCAAAGATCCACTAACCGGCAAAATGCTGTCTGTGGGACAGGCTTGCAAAAGAGGCCGCATCGACAGGGAGACGGCCATCCGCTTGCTCCAGGCGCAGGAATCCGCCGGAGGCATACTGGACCCTGTTCTGAGTGTGTTCCTTCCAAAGGATCTGGCCTTGGATCGCAATCTCATAGATGAAGATCTCTACACAGCTTTGAATAAAAAACCCACCTGCTACCTGGATCCAGCAACGAAAGAGAAGATAAGTTACAATGACCTTAGGAAAAAGTGTACAGTAGAACCTGTGTCTGGCTTGCTCCTGCTCCAGGCTCCAGAAAAGTGCATGACAGTGAAGGGTATCCGTGGGGAGGTGTCTGTCACGGACCTCGTCAAATCTGAGCTACTCGATGAAACCGATCTGCAGAAACTCAATCAGGGCAAACTGACTAAAAAAGACATCGAAGACAAGCTGAAGTCCTACCTCCATGGGTCGACCTGCATTGCTGGGATCTACGATGAGGCCAACAACAGGATAATGCCTTTCTATCAGGCTATGAAAGATGGTCTGCTCATGAGAGGAACCACTCTGGAGCTTCTGGAGGCCCAAGCAGCATCTGGATTCATAGTTGATCCAGTTAACAATGTCTTCTTGCCAGTTGAGGAAGCCACAAAAAGAGGCGTCATAGGGAAGGAGTTCAAGAATAAGCTGTTGTCTGCAGAGAGGGCAGTGATTGGTTACAGAGACCCAGCAACAGGAAAGACGATCTCTTTATTCCAGGCTATTGCAAAAGATCTAATTGAGAAAGGTCACGGAATCCGGTTGCTGGAGGCTCAGATTGCCAGCGGTGGCATTATTGATCCAGTTGAGAGTCATCGTATTGATGTCTCAGTTGCCTACAAAAAGGGATATTTTGATCAGGAGATGAATGAGATCTTAACCTATGAAGGTGATGACACTAAGGGGTTCTTTGACCCTAACACCAAAGAGAACTTGACCTACCTTCAGCTTAAGGAGAGGTGCATCACAGATCCCAAAACGGGCCTCATACTGCTGCCACTCAGAGACAAGAGGAAGGCCCAGACAACCCAGGAAAGTCGCAGCAATGTCACCCGCAAGAGACGGGTCGTCATCGTCGACCCAGACACCGGGCACGAGATGTCCGTCAGGGAGGCCTACCACAAGGAGCTCATTGACTACGAAACCTTCCTGGACTTGTCGGAGCAGGAGTGTGAGTGGGAGGAGATCACCATCAAGGCCTCGGATGGCTCTGCACGCCTTGTGATCGTGGACAGGAAAACCGGAACCCAGTACGACATTCAGGACTGCGTAGACAGAGGCGTCGTTGACCAGAAGACTCTGGATCAGTATCGTGCCGGAACCCTGACCTTGACACAGTTTGCAGACAAAATTACCAGCAAGACCAGTAGCACTGAGATGAACATCGCAGCCACTTCTGTTGACGACATGGTTGCCTGCAGCAGTCCCACCCTAGCCGCCCCAACCTCACCTACTGTACGCAAACGCTTTGACAGTATTTCTATCACAGTCTCCCCCCCAGAGATGTTTGACGATCATAGCCCCGTGGCCGCCATATTTGACACAGAGACCTTGGAGAAGATAACTATTGTTGAGGGGCTCAAAAGAGGCATAGTGGACACTCTTACGGCACAGAGGCTGCTGGAAGCTCAGACTTGCACCGGCGGTATCATCAATCCTGCTACTGCTGAAAGGCTGTCACTTGAGGATGCCGTCCATCAGGGTGTCATAGATGAAAGCATGGCCACAAAGCTGAAACCTGCCCAGAAGGCTTACCTTGGTTATGAGGATGTTAAGATCAAACGAAAAATGTCTGCAGCCGAGGCAGTGAAGGAGAAGTGGTTGCCTTATGAGGCCGGCCAAAGATTTCTGGAGTATCAGTACCTGACAGGGGGCCTGATAGAGCCTGGCAGCAGCTCCCGAGTTACCATCGAGGAGGCCATCCGCAGAGGCTGGCTAGATGGGCTATGGGCCCAGAAGCTGCAGGATTGTCAAAACCACCAGAAGAACCTGACCTGTCCTAAGACTAAACTGAAGATCTCGTATAAACAAGCCATGGACAGCTGCATGGTGGAAGAAAGCAATGGCATGAAGCTCCTGCAGGCATCCTCCATATCCAGCAAGGGAATCAGCAGCCCCTACAATGTTTCTAACCCAGGATCACGTTCTGGATCCAGGGCAGGTTCCCGCACCGGCTCCAGGAGCGGCTCTCGAAGAGGCAGTGTGGACTACTCCTCTTCTTACTCGTACAGTTTCTCCTCCAGTAGCGCCAGCTATCGCTCAAACTTGCAGTCTTAA